In the genome of Mangifera indica cultivar Alphonso chromosome 9, CATAS_Mindica_2.1, whole genome shotgun sequence, the window GATGGAATATGTTCCAACATATGATTTATTGGATCAAAATCCTGCACAAAGAGATATGTAACAAATGAATTTAGCAAATAATCTAGCTCTGATAAAGGCATAAAGATAAAAGTGCAAAGAGgtaaaaagatataataatgtTAAGCTAGTAGAAATACAAAAATGCATGCAAAAAATCTAGAAGTTAGAGGATTctatttatattagtttgtaagCAAATGTATGCAAATGATTACCAAAGATTGCAGAAAGGGAAGGAATAAGACagagagaaatgaaaatttattcattttcattttgttatgtGGATGAGAAAACAAAGTAATAATTCCTCTATTGAATTCTTAACTATGTCCGACAAAAGAAATCATCAAGTAGCTTCCAAGGCTACCACCTTTTTCTATCTAAACCCACAAATTCCAAATGAGTATGTGACGATGTTGATTCATTAGCTCATTTAGACTACTAAAGTAAATCAACTGCTGATAGAGAAATAATTGTCAATTACAATTCAATTTAGAAGAGATGAACTACATGTCTAAGTAAGGCAACCTATTTCATGATTGACTGATTCTTCTATATGCAAAAAATTTACAAACAGACTATTCcttcatatatgcataatataagATTCATATTTTAATAGAAGAAAAGTCACTATTCCATAAATGAAGCTAAATTTGGAAACAATACTATTAAATGTACTGTCTATAGCACATCAAGACAGACAAATATACAAAGTATCAAACAAAGTAGAAAAGAAAGACATTAAATAAAACTGGAGAGACATTTCTAAGAAAGTAGAACCTCTTTGTAGAACTCTTCTTCTAGTTCCTCCACAACCTCAGCTTGAGAACTACTTCCATATATAAAACGCAATTCTTCAGAGCTCGATGGAAGACTCAGCCTTTGATGAGCAGGCAGTCCTGCAAGAGCACGAGCAACAACTGCAGCTGCCGCAGCCCGAGCTGGAACCTGGAGGAAGAAACAAATAATTCATGAGTCAATTCTAACAATAAATGACTTATTTTAggtttcaaagaaaaaaaggacACCAAAAGCACACTATACACAAGACTGCTAAGGCTTAGTCCTTAAAAGAATCCCTCATTTCAAGACTCTATCAAGTCCTTCATCCAACATAAACCTTTTTCTTTAACCATCCAAATCACCAAAATACCCAACTTCATTGTTCAAAAAACTATTACAATGCTAGAACAACACCCATAGACTTGGGGTTATTTCCACAAAAATGCAGCCCAAAAGTTCACCCAATAACTAGAAAATAATAACCCTAGACTATtcattagggctggattcgagccgagccgagctcggctcgcagccagctcgggctcggctcgagctcgactcaagccgaattcggctcggtaacggctcggcttggctcgttttttatatcaaaacgagaccgttttgtatatatatattgatcaaaacgacgtcgttttgtataaaaaaatttaaaaaaaaatataccaagCCAACCCGAGCTAGCTCgggctcgagctggctcggctcgaatccagccctactatTCATATATCTTCCCTAGCTATCCTTACCATAACGCTTCAAACAAACTGCAAATTTTGACCATTAgtgctcgagctcggctcggctcgaatccagccctactatTCATATATCTTCCCTAGCTATCCTTACCATAACGCTTCAAACAAACTGCAAATTTTGACCATTAGTTGCCGCAAACATGGTAGTCTGCCACTAAATTCTCAACCACAAATGCTGTCAATTCTCAATGTTTCAACTTATGTGAATCCTAACTCACCACAAGGTGAAGCAAACTGATACACTAAGGTGTGGGATGTTATTTGGAATAGATAGTAATTATGAAgtcaattttagagaaaaagacaaataaaGAACACTCCACCATCATAACAAAGACATGTGAAGAGTCCTTTGAAAGGCCTCGAAActtcataattaacaaaattatagcACCATCTTTTCCACATTAAATTAAGTGGCCCCAAGTTAGGCCTCTCATCTTAGTTTTGCACATAGATCAATGGAGGGAAATTCAACAACCAATGCATGCAGACAGAAGAAAATGCATTGGTCAATTGCTTATCCCGTCACAGTCTAACTGCCACTTTGTTTCTCATGATTTGCCAAACCTACTCCATAAAACCAACCAAATGCCTTGAAGAAAGACCATCATAATACAAAATACAGAAAGAAATATCTtgtctttttttgaattttttaatagtaacatattttcaaatgacAGGCTATTGGACCTAAAGGAATCTAATTACTATTAAAACTTGCACTAGAAGAAGGattcttattataattattagtcATACAATGATATCCACAACTGGCATGGGAAAGCTGAAATCCTGTTTTGTATCTCACCAGCATTGTAAGTCAGTAGGGTCAAGACATTTTTGAATTGTACTTCAGTAGGGTCAAGACATTCtttatgaatatgaatacaTTATGCAAGCTTAAGCTTGTATTTCTTTCCCCACTTTAAAGTTATAACTAAACTTGCTTCCAAGAATGCTTAATAAATATGGCTTCCACGAAAGCAATGCTTAAGGAAATTCCAAAATATCAAAGTTATTAGCATGGAGCTACAAAATTTGAACTCTAATTAACCAAGTATTTCCATCTAGTAATgctaaactaaaaaataagCAGTGCAATATATCTAACGTTACTGGACCTCTCAATTTATCAAAGCTCTGTAGTTTTCAGGAATTTATAAGAGTATCCAGAGTAAGAAAAGGATTGTCCTCCGCAATGAGGGATTAATTTCTAcaacaaagtttttttttggaCTAAACTAATTGCCGCAAAAACCAGAGCCTTATAATCTCAATAAAAAGAGGAGTTCAAGTAAACTTATACCAAGACAGTTGTTCCATACTTCAATTAACATATACAACAGGTAGTTTAAAATCCTAATTCTATCAAATTAACtgcatttaataaaattggaaaaataaaaatacctccGGACGATCAGAAGAGGAAGGCAAAAGTCCAATGGATCTAGCGGAACGTACGGAGCTAAGAATCTTCTCACCGACCTTGGACAAATCCATTCCGCCTCCTTGGAATAACAAGAAAGGAACTAAGAAGAAGATGCTAGAGCTCTGGAAACCTCCTCCCTCCCTCAATTCTTCATTGAATATAAAAGGATTCCCCGATATGGTGCCGAAAGGGAACAGATTTGGCTGCATCTCAACTCCACGCCCGTAGATCACAACTTGTTGAACTGTAAGCCATTTGATTTGAGTGTTGCAAAGAGATCTGATTGGAAATTTAGATGTGATAAGTTTTCGAGGAGTGGTGATTGTGGTAACTGTGAGGCTCTGTTTGGTACGGGAAATGATGTCGATTTTATTTTATGGCTTTTTGTAACTCTCTGTAACTAGCTCAAGCTGACTTCACTTAAGAATCATTGTATTTACTTCCAGGCATGACCAGCGCAAGTCTTCCTAATTTTGGATTTGagagaacaaaaatttttattaatcaaaattggaTTTTAGCTGTATGGTTCCGATGATATATGATTGCCCTTGGATAAACATGGCATGAGCTCGGGTCTTATTTTTGACTGTTTGATCAActtgaagaaataagaaatgataaattaatttgacaAGTAATTACAAATACTGTAATTCATGTTAACATGTGCAAGcatgaaaatattgaacatcTCTATCAccatataaaaatgaatatggtaaaaaatattacaagattTAAAAGAACAACAATATCCACGGTTATTTCTAAATGATTTTGTAGTGTTAtcaccaactttgagatatctCGTCACTAACATGAGCTTCAAGGGTTTGTTAATTGATTGGCTTCCCTTAATTGTTCCTCGGAGGGGTAAAAAATAAGAAGggtaaaaattgaaacaaaaggAGTAGAAATTTagttcatcaaagtttgggtgggaaacagttatttggcctatttttgtttctttatcgCTGGAGGAACAACTTAATTATGTGAAAGCTAAATactcctttaaaatttttatacatctTGAAGTGTCCAAccaataaagaaaaagaaaaaagaaatcctATTATGAATTTACCAAAATGATTGAAGAACATGTCTCGCACACATCGACGTCGTATCAGGTTGCACTAGTAGGCGAGCGAAGCAGAGGGAAGGTCCCAAacagaaggagaaaaaaagtaaaaacagtAACAGGGCGCACCTCATTCGTCACAACTCTCTTGTTGTGtagcaaattaataattaaacaacTGTTTATAATTTAACGAAATTGAAGTACAAAAGAATACGAAAACAAACAGATCTCTTCCTTCCAAATAATTTTCTTCCTTCACTTTCTCAAATCTAAACGGCACAAACCTGACAACAATAACCATACAAATGGCTTCGATTCCGTCGGAGAATGGCGTCGAAGGAGACGAcgagagagaagaagaggaacaagaagaggaggaggaagatGAGGAGGAGGAAGAGCCGAGGCTCAAGTATCAGAGAATGGGAGGTAGCATCCCTTCGCTTATACAAAACGACGCCGCTTCGTGTATTGCTATTGCTGAGCGGATGATCGCGCTCGGCACTCATGCCGGCACGGTTCATATTCTCGATTTTTTGGGGAATCAGGTTAGTCaatacttttataaaataaaaaaagttttacatTTTGTTTGAGCTCTTTAATTGCGTCTGAATTTGATTGTAGTTTGTTGTTACTTGTCAATTCGAGATCTCTTGAAATTTAATTGCTTGTATGAACATATTGATTTTACATTGGTAATTTGATGTTGTTTGCTTTTAGCATAAAAGTTGACATGTCTGGTATCAAATTGTATATTAGATCAGAAGTTATGCAACAAAGAATAGTTTGTACTTATCTAAGTTGTTTTTGCTTTCAATGTTGTTAATGTTTGGTCTCGAACCTTAGTGGAATCTCTTGCTGACATTATTCAATTACTGGCAGTTTTAGCATGGTCAATTTCATTTGGTTAATGCAAAGGGCAAATGCAATAAATGGTAATTTTGTATTCGTGTCACTTCTACTTGCAGTTTTAAACTTACTGAGTGATGggaaagaagataaaaaatgaaGTTTGTGTTTTCGTTCAAGTTGTAATTGtctctataaaattaaaactggCTGTCACTGCTTATCCAAATAAGTCCGTTGTGCAAGttaattgaaaatgttaatctTTTGGTTCCTTTAGCAATTGGCTGACCACTCGGTTTGATGCTGATTTATTGCaagtaattgttttttttaaatctatatttttattatctctaaaaATCATGTTCTTTGTTCAACATCTAAAgttgattttagtttttatgGCTTAAACTTGAATTACTGTGTTATGTCAATCACAGCTTTTGTTGCTGGTAGGGCTCCAAAGTCTGGTTTTAGGTCTTCAAATAACTTTGGCGCACAAGAAGTTTTATTTCTGGATTTTAGCTATATTATATCAAGGCTTATAGATGGTTGTCTTTGGtaactaatattttacatacaaatcattggtttttattttgttttatgtacTTGAATTTCCTCTGTACAGGTTAAAGAATTTTCCGCCCATACTGCTGTGGTCAATGATCTTAGCTTTGATGTAGAAGGTGAATATATAGGAAGTTGTTCAGATGATGGGTCTGTAGTAATAAATAGCCTTTTCACTGATGAAAAAATGAAGTTTGAGTATCATCGCCCAGTGAAGGCTATTTCATTGGACCCAGATTATGCGAGAAAAACATCTAGAAGATTTGTAACTGGCGGTTTAGCAGGTcgtttatattttaattcaaaaaaatggctAGGCTACCGGGATCAGGTTTGAACATGCCTATCCACCTATAATTTGTGCAAAATTGTAATTGAATTTTAGATCCTTGAATGCTGTAAAATATTTGTCTCTAGGTTCTGCATTCTGGTGAAGGTCCAATACATGCAGTAAAGTGGAGAACTAGCCTCATTGCTTGGGCTAATGATGCAGGCGTAAAAGTTTATGATGTCGCCAATGATCAGCGTATCACATACATTGAGAGGCCACGGGGAAGCCCACGTCCTGAAATCTTGCTTCCTCATTTAGTTTGGCAGGTTAGTCAAGTTTTAGTGGACCATGTTTGGTTTTCTGGAAAGCTGCAATAATCATTTTGtgaactctttttcttttaattaaacaCTAGATCTTGCATGTGCTAGCAGTTATCTCTATGGTTTTTGCATGCTTTCAGTGGTTATCTGAACAGCTGCAGCAAATccctttctaaaattttttcttgtggtataaaattttttagccCTCCCCCGAATCGGTGGCAGCAGATGAGcatagtttttcttttcttttccttcttttaaagaaattatcCCATTCCTAACCATCTTTGAATCGTATCAGGATGATAGTCTCTTGGTCATTGGCTGGGGCACATATGTCAAAATTGCATCTATAAGAACAAACCAGAATAAGGGAGCCAATGGGGCCTATAGCCATGTTCCAGTGTCTAGCATGAACCAGGTTGATATAGTGGCATCGTTTCAAACAAGCTATTATATTTCAGGAATCGCTCCATTTGGTGATTCATTGGTTGTTTTAGCTTATATTTATGGGGAGGAAGATGGAGAGAAGGAATTTAGTAGCTGCATTCCTTCACGGCAGGTATTTTCACATCAGATGCTATAAGGTGCATTTAGTTCCTCTCTGACATTGAGCGTTTAGATctgaagttaattttttatcaatatgaaaattgataaaaattttatggttttataaCTAGAGTTCTTGCTACGTGTGTTTGTAATAGTGGtctttctattattattattattattattgttattattatttgtaaactGTGAGCAATTTTAATGTGAGGACATTACCTCTGAAGCACACATGATTCTATAGAAGTTCATGTCACTAGTGAAGACATTTCTAGGGATAGTTTATGTTGGCCTAGGTAATATCTAGTTccaccttttcttttcttcctaaTGTCTGTATAGCAAATGCATAAATACATTctcttttattatgttatttttctgaAGCAgcatcctaatttttttttttcagtttttcttaCAGAATTCAGTAGACTAAGAAATTAGCATTATTTCCTATAACTATTCTTCTAACATTTTGCTAAGAGAaggctttattttatttttaatatttcatgaaggaggaatttgattttatgtttaGTCATATGACTTTTTGTTCTGCATACATTTGATTATACATGTTTATGTCCCATTCTGTTCTGTTGTTCACTGTTTGTTTTTGATATTTAGAATGATTGACAATCTTGGtaacaatttcttttacttATCAAAATGGTATGGTtgatggtttttattttttatttttttcctctgaTCTATGTACCTTCTTatgcattgatttttttttcttttgtaaaagaTCATAATATGGATACAGTtctcttattaatattttatggttCATTTTGAGCAGGGGAATGCACAGAGACCAGAAGTACGCATAGTAACATGGAATAACGATGAACTTGCAACAGATGCTCTTCCAGTACATGGCTTTGGGCATTACAAGGCAAAGGACTATTCCCTTGCTCATGCTCCTTTCTCAggttaatttcatttttgatgTTTATAATGTTTATATCACAGAAAATTTACATCAAGCAGCCATGATAGTTTTTGACATGAATTAGGTAGCAGTTATGCTGGTGGTCAGTGGGCTGCTGGTTATGAACCTTTGTTTTATGTTGTATCCCCAAAGGATGTAGTCATTGCAAAACCCAGGTTAGcatctattattatttatcttttgggTTCATATAGAGAGAAAGATGATGTTTGATTACAAAATCATGTTGTGGTGCTTTTGTCTTACAATTCTCTCTATGTTTTAGCGGCAATAAACCatattattttagaattttgtgTCTTCTGTGTAATATGTTTGACCTGTGACAAAACTGTTATTTTTCCTTATCTAGTGTAATATCTTTTTGGGTTCCTTATTACACTGACACATCCACACTCTATCAAGCTGACATCATGATGTTTCTTGCCATCTTGTGCTATTGTTGTTATCAATCAGTTCAACAAAATCCAACACTTGCTTTCAAACATGCTTGTTTCTGTTGAATCTCTCATTTGAATGGAAAACAGCAAATATGCTATTTATATTCTTGAAGTAAAAATTTTCCTCAGCCTTCAAGGATGATCATATCTCTCTCTGAATTGATCACTTGCATCTCATGTCCAATCTAGAAACTTATCAATGGGTATGTAAAATCAACTTTAACactaagaaaataattttcagtTGTAGAAAGTAGCtacaaatattttgattaataatctTGTTAGTACatcttaatataaattattgtggGTCAttgtaatataacataatttgcGAATGCTTTCTCTCTCTTCCCTCCTTCCCACAACAGAAGGTGGATCCTTTCTGGTATGAATGTTTTAGAAGTTTgaaatcttgaattttttaatgcataaatgTTTTGCATTATGATTTTTCCCGTATACACTCTAGATTGATTGTGATAGTATGTTGTGCTTGAGAACCTAATGCACGTGCTATTTTAGGGATGCTGAAGATCATATTGCTTGGCTTCTCCAGCATGGGTGGCATGAAAAAGCTTTAGCTGCAGTTGAAGCAGGTCATGGACGAAGTGAACTCCTTGACGAGGTACTCtctaattattttcatttcaatttacTTTCTGTTATGAACATTAAACAATGCAAGTATATTTCATAGTATAGTGTTAACATTTTAGTTCCTTTTTCCTCTAGGTGATTCCTTTGTTAAGTTTTCATGTTAATATTGTATATTTCATAGCATTGTCATAAAATTGTGGTTGTTCTATTTGTAGGTGGGATCTTCATATCTTGATCATTTGATTGTGGAGCGGAAATATGCTGAAGCTGCATCCTTGTGCCCCAAATTATTGCGTGGATCTGCTTCAGCTTGGGAAAGGTATTAGGAAGCAGTAGGCAGTTTTTGTGTGACTCTTCTGCATATTCTTTGCTAATACTAGGAGTGGGCTGCTTTTTCAGATGGGTTTTCCATTTTGCGCATCTCCGTCAGCTCCCTGTGTTGGTTCCATACATGCCAACAGAAAATCCAAGATTGCGTGATACTGCTTATGAGGTTTGTATGAGAAATATTCAAGAAGATATAATAGATAATTCTTCTCTTGTGCCAGATTGGGATCAAGGCTGCTTTATGTCTTTTATGCTACAGGTTGCTCTTGTTGCTCTGGCGACAAATCCATCTTTTCATAGGGACCTTTTGTCTACTGTTATAACTTGGCCACCTGTTATTTACTCAGCACTGACTGTTATATCTGTAATAGAACCTCAGCT includes:
- the LOC123225124 gene encoding vacuolar protein sorting-associated protein 41 homolog, producing the protein MASIPSENGVEGDDEREEEEQEEEEEDEEEEEPRLKYQRMGGSIPSLIQNDAASCIAIAERMIALGTHAGTVHILDFLGNQVKEFSAHTAVVNDLSFDVEGEYIGSCSDDGSVVINSLFTDEKMKFEYHRPVKAISLDPDYARKTSRRFVTGGLAGRLYFNSKKWLGYRDQVLHSGEGPIHAVKWRTSLIAWANDAGVKVYDVANDQRITYIERPRGSPRPEILLPHLVWQDDSLLVIGWGTYVKIASIRTNQNKGANGAYSHVPVSSMNQVDIVASFQTSYYISGIAPFGDSLVVLAYIYGEEDGEKEFSSCIPSRQGNAQRPEVRIVTWNNDELATDALPVHGFGHYKAKDYSLAHAPFSGSSYAGGQWAAGYEPLFYVVSPKDVVIAKPRDAEDHIAWLLQHGWHEKALAAVEAGHGRSELLDEVGSSYLDHLIVERKYAEAASLCPKLLRGSASAWERWVFHFAHLRQLPVLVPYMPTENPRLRDTAYEVALVALATNPSFHRDLLSTVITWPPVIYSALTVISVIEPQLSTSSMTDELKEALAELYMINGQYEKAFLLKADLMKPDIFDFIEKHNLHDALYEKVVQLMLLDCKRAIPLLIQNKDVIAPSEVVEQLLDASNKCDSRYFLHLFLHSLFEANPDAGKEFHDMQVELYADYDPKMLLPFLRSSQHYTLEKAYDICFRRDLLREQVFILGRMGNSKQALAVIINKLGDIEEAVEFVNMQHDDELWEELIKQCLHKPEMVGVLLEHTVGNLDPLYIVNTVPNGLEIPRLRDRLVKIVTDYRTETSLRHGCNDILKADIVNLLVKYYNEARRAICLTNEEDNARSKRDGNRTSRAIEKASTVKTMEVKSKTRGGARCCMCFDPFSIQNVSVIVFFCCHAYHLDCLMDSMHTASGKRDSGATHREPFSEYEFDNGVEDEDENTQSGAPRMRCILCTTAAS